A window from Plasmodium chabaudi chabaudi strain AS genome assembly, chromosome: 11 encodes these proteins:
- a CDS encoding kinetochore protein NDC80, putative has translation MNNHSVYKFNPTLSVFNNNTNLNNSIYIPADKKSKSRTSLNTLSFYKPNASVYVKKIDKTDKKDNVKTLIRYLGWKNYSGTISPNLFKNPSMTDLINIWNFIFKHVDPLIEVNKDNYGEVVLSFYRDIGYPYTISKSTLVAPTTGLQYNTHLSALAWLCQLLIFEAECFNDINEEKDVNILYDFNEDCEIKMEDFILHSYRSYINKEEKNIKDMLNAKLEKELERLENDIEIKHEDIHEKRKKIEEIKSNMKENEELIKRNKVLREENIKIKSLHTNSLEETIKLEKDIEICKKANQDEKNKTEEILNEINKIKETLQKQTLNKAQFIQMNENIDKNKEKIENIKNEIKSLNNEHPILSEKLNNRNNDLKKLAKSVNDKLTEILEILNIYNNLSQSNWHSINTISINIDALTIDTMLNVKWKENKKNIKSYIEKDKKELANSINIIEDNENQIKTIENDIEQLKDCIYHLEESIKKTNENINNFINDSNNQFNQIIRQNEETLEEAQNKQNEANEMFKDVIASKEDKINTLNKIKTENEELFKEKLSTLQKACSVLIELKSYSKSYISIVLDEKKKELELYKNLHQSVTE, from the exons ATGAATAACCATTCGGTGTACAAATTCAATCCCACTCTATCAGTattcaataataataccaACTTAAACAACAGCATATACATTCCAGCTGACAAGAAATCGAAGTCAAGGACGTCACTAAATACGttatcattttataaacCAAATGCGTCTGTATATGTAAAGAAGATTGATAAAACTGATAAAAAAGACAATGTAAAAACATTAATTCGATATTTAGGATGGAAAAATTATAGCGGTACAATATCaccaaatttatttaaaaaccCAAGTATGActgatttaataaatatatggaattttatatttaaacatGTGGATCCATTAATAGAAGTAAACAAAGATAATTATGGAGAAGTAGTATTAAGCTTTTATAGAGACATTGGATATCCATATACAATTTCTAAATCTACTTTGGTGGCTCCAACTACTGGTTTACAATATAATACACATTTATCTGCCTTAGCTTGGTTATGTCAATTGTTAATTTTCGAAGCAGAATGctttaatgatataaacGAAGAAAAGGATGTCAACATTTTATACGATTTTAATGAAGATTGTGAAATCAAAATGGAAGATTTCATTTTACACAGTTATAGGtcatacataaataaagaagaaaaaaatattaaggATATGCTTAATGCtaaattagaaaaagaaTTGGAAAGACTTGAAAATGATATCGAAATAAAACATGAGGATATCCAtgaaaagagaaaaaaaatcgaagaAATCAAAAGTAATATGAAAGAAAACGAAgagttaataaaaagaaataaagtCTTAcgtgaagaaaatataaaaataaaatcttTACACACAAATAGTTTAGAAgaaacaataaaattagaaaagGATATTgaaatttgtaaaaaagcTAATcaagatgaaaaaaataaaaccgaagaaatattaaacgaaataaataaaataaaagaaacattacaaaaacaaactttaaataaagcacaatttatacaaatgaatgaaaatatagataaaaataaagagaaaattgaaaatataaaaaatgaaattaaatcattaaataatgaacatCCAATTTTAagtgaaaaattaaataatagaaataatgatttaaaaaaattagcaaAAAGtgtaaatgataaattaactgaaattttagaaattttaaatatatacaataatttaTCTCAATCTAATTGGCATAGTATTAACACAATtagtataaatattgaTGCCTTAACAATTGATACTATGCTTAATGTTAAATGGAaagagaataaaaaaaatattaaatcatatattgaaaaagataaaaaagagTTAGCTAATTcgataaatattattgaagATAATGAAAACCAAATTAAAACTATCGAAAATGATATAGAACAATTAAAAGACTGTATATATCATCTAGAAGAATCAATTAAAAAGACAAacgaaaatataaacaattttataaatgacTCCAATAATCAGTTCAACCAAATTATCCGCCAAAACGAG GAAACGCTCGAAGAGGCCCAGAACAAGCAG AATGAAGCAAATGAAATGTTTAAAGATGTGATTGCATCTAAagaagataaaataaatactcttaacaaaataaaaacggAAAACGAAGAATtgtttaaagaaaaattgtCAACACTTCAAAAG GCATGCTCCGTTTTGATAGAACTAAAAAGTTACAGCAAGTCCTATATTTCAAT agTTTtagacgaaaaaaaaaaggaattggaattgtataaaaatttacatcAAAGTGTAACAGAATAa
- a CDS encoding TRAP-like protein, putative, protein MKYTSWRTIYCIIYFLLAYSFCENKSLIDDVTRRGDLDLVILLDIGNDKIGNTNNLGSVSSNTKRFKGILNNIVELSSKLLSEDTNRNVKISFITYDSLYVQTKGTLTNNARNGVLGNREDASVQNGSIQNESAPKELAQDDGTLSTNASITSKEPTIKLEQFIKAVLKTKIDETNDSVVESNHLKALNYVGLKHYYNSNENTTKLIIMFINTDGNTFDEETDLDIINNLFDKKNITLNIVTKIQYLSYCHYINSLGPNTNELLRCIIKNSYYNKHMLSNSLVKIYKDIPVDAVCSDWDDWSACTTTCDVGVTYRRRTTITNIKNPINGLYKRKGKNCSQKKNYIINECFYKSCDNSLDVCDQEMDISLLVDDSSIIYSQSIWLKYFITPIRKMVSQFNMNNNLINISISSFSNKVYNWFDFTSPLASNRNKLLTFLTSWRYNLGGPTKDIIGALNFINNNNILNSNINRQNVKKVLIIINTGDIHDNNYNEIIQKISNNYNLDIYSICLKNKNTQNCSALSIDSNYILGNQKKKFFYSFEDMGGFNENLSLIQKNICSNSSHIKDPIHKEEDELETVQDPVVEEDELETAQDQAVEEDELETVQDPGVEEDELETAQDPVVEEDELEAVQDQAVESDELETAPDTVVEEDELETAQDPVVEEDELEAVQDQAVESDELETAPDTVAKKDKLKTAPDTIKWKAKPRHTPFKRNRMNKRLIKNKVILKSVNNLDKIGKDNDIDEIGDDSLGSPLKKYKSDSFINSAGKNDNKKKPMHSFIKKLLKIFHRQKKRYSIKKINLKDKNKLDTFIQNLQHDLNNNNDESSPKMFEQIEGDFNNLLADILHKSINNPNADLNEEREESTSSTYNINDQPSLNDEIESSYSNLFDSIDTEPYWKSEINLKNYFHSTDNDDLDKVKKSENLVLPSLANPINNSTGNGTNAGRSSEISDEDKEKPVTSDILESEECEQKDNINILPCPPKLVFGVKKNPKYISKYDIIKKFRSNGNMKIDSISFDLDKGTQVEQAENDENDGGGKNGEDKQVIGYEQNNPKEGNKNYEQKMDEKIESLEDIVKTNNNFIENEKQERILYELTSKGEDWKDKHLEWDIDMNKVWRNNKGIESYIEHDHDDKNNQKTNHGYVYKYAASFFITIVLLLAISAYYTSYKQTQITPISIPEEFIVREPPKTEDYEDQTIAINYNNSAWQ, encoded by the coding sequence atgaaatatacaAGTTGGCGAACTATTTATtgtatcatatattttttgttagcatattctttttgtgaaaataaatcattaaTTGATGACGTCACAAGAAGAGGGGACTTAGATCTTGTTATATTGCTAGACATAggaaatgataaaattgggaatacaaataatttagGATCTGTATCTAGTAATACTAAGCGTTTTAAAGGAATTCTTAATAACATCGTTGAACTGTCTAGCAAGTTATTATCCGAAGACACAAATCGAAACGTTAAAATTAGTTTCATAACATATGACAGTTTGTACGTGCAAACAAAAGGGACCCTAACCAACAATGCAAGAAACGGTGTGCTTGGAAATAGAGAAGATGCAAGTGTGCAAAATGGTTCTATACAAAATGAATCTGCACCAAAAGAGCTTGCACAAGATGATGGCACTTTGTCGACTAACGCTAGTATAACTTCTAAAGAACCGACTATAAAACTAGAGCAGTTCATAAAGGCGGTTCTAAAAACCAAGATAGACGAAACAAATGATAGTGTAGTCGAATCAAACCATTTAAAGGCTCTAAACTATGTAGGAttaaaacattattataattcaaatgaaaatacaacgaaacttattattatgtttattaatACAGATGGTAATACATTTGATGAAGAAACTGATTtagatataattaataatttatttgataaaaaaaatataacattaaatattgttacaaaaatacaatatttatcttattgtcattatataaacagTTTAGGGCCCAATAcaaatgaattattaagatgtataataaaaaattcatattataataagcATATGTTATCAAACAGTTTggtgaaaatatataaagacaTTCCTGTAGATGCAGTTTGTAGTGATTGGGATGATTGGTCCGCATGTACTACTACATGTGATGTAGGTGTTACTTATAGACGAAGAACAACaataacaaatattaaGAATCCAATAAATggattatataaaagaaaaggaaaaaattgttctcaaaaaaaaaattatataataaatgaatgcTTTTATAAAAGTTGTGATAATTCATTAGATGTATGTGATCAAGAAATGGATATATCATTACTTGTTGATGATTCatcaattatttattctCAAAGTATATggttaaaatattttataacacCAATCCGAAAAATGGTTTCTCAatttaatatgaataataacttaattaatatttcaatttcttcattttcaaataaagtatataaTTGGTTTGATTTTACATCCCCTTTAGCATCAAAcagaaataaattattaacatttcTAACAAGCTGGAGATATAATCTAGGTGGTCCAACTAAAGATATTATAGGtgctttaaattttataaataataataatatattaaattcaaatataaatagacagaatgtaaaaaaagttttaataattataaatactgGTGATATTcatgataataattataatgaaataattcaaaaaattagtaacaattataatctagatatttattctatttgtcttaaaaataaaaatacacaaaatTGTTCTGCCTTAAGTATTGAtagtaattatattttggggaatcaaaaaaaaaaattcttttATTCCTTTGAAGATATGGGAGGTTTTAATGAGAACCTGAGTCtgatacaaaaaaatatctgCTCTAACTCGAGTCATATCAAGGATCCCATTCACAAGGAAGAGGACGAACTCGAAACTGTGCAAGACCCAGTTGTGGAAGAGGACGAACTAGAAACTGCGCAAGACCAAGCTGTGGAAGAGGACGAACTCGAAACTGTGCAAGACCCAGGTGTGGAAGAGGACGAACTAGAAACTGCACAAGACCCAGTTGTGGAAGAGGACGAGCTCGAAGCTGTGCAAGACCAAGCTGTGGAAAGTGACGAACTCGAAACTGCGCCAGACACAGTTGTGGAAGAGGACGAACTAGAAACTGCACAAGACCCAGTTGTGGAAGAGGACGAGCTCGAAGCTGTGCAAGACCAAGCTGTGGAAAGTGACGAACTCGAAACTGCGCCAGACACAGTTGCGAAAAAGGACAAGCTCAAAACGGCGCCAGACACAATCAAATGGAAAGCCAAGCCACGGCATACCccatttaaaagaaatcgtatgaataaaagattaataaaaaataaagtaatattaaaatcggtaaataatttagataAAATAGGCAAAGACAATGATATAGATGAGATAGGCGATGACTCATTGGGCAGTCcattaaagaaatataaatccgattcttttattaacaGTGCAggtaaaaatgataataaaaaaaaaccgatgcattcatttattaagaagttattaaaaatattccatcgtcaaaaaaaaagatattctataaaaaaaattaatttaaaagataaaaataagttagatacatttattcaaaatttacaacatgatttaaataataataatgatgaaagTAGTCCAAAAATGTTTGAACAAATAGAAGGTGACTTTAACAATCTTCTTGCAgatattttacataaatcGATTAACAATCCAAACGCCGATTTAAATGAGGAAAGAGAAGAGTCTACTAGTtctacatataatataaatgatcaACCATCTTTAAACGATGAAATCGAATCATCATATTCAAACCTATTTGATAGTATTGATACAGAACCTTATTGGAAGTCtgaaattaatttaaaaaattattttcattctaCTGATAATGATGATCTCGATAAAGTGAAAAAATCAGAAAATTTGGTGCTCCCTTCTTTAGCTAATCcaattaataatagtaCTGGGAATGGTACTAATGCAGGTAGAAGCTCTGAAATTTCTGATgaagataaagaaaaacCCGTGACTAGCGATATATTAGAATCAGAAGAATGTGAACAGAAAgataacataaatattttaccaTGCCCCCCAAAATTAGTATTTggagtaaaaaaaaatccaaaatatatttctaaatatgatataattaaaaagttcAGAAGTAATggaaatatgaaaatagaCTCCATATCATTTGATCTAGATAAAGGCACCCAAGTTGAACAGGCGGAAAACGATGAAAATGATGGGGGTGGTAAAAATGGGGAAGACAAACAGGTTATAGGCTACGAGCAGAATAACCCAAAGGAGGGtaacaaaaattatgaacaaaaaatggacgaaaaaatagaaagtTTAGAAGATATTGTAAAAacgaataataattttatagagAATGAGAAACAAGAGAGAATCCTATATGAATTAACAAGTAAAGGTGAAGATTGGAAAGACAAGCATTTAGAATGGGACATAGATATGAATAAAGTATggagaaataataaaggtATTGAATCATATATTGAACATGATCACGATGATAAGAATAATCAAAAAACAAATCATGGttatgtttataaatatgctgcttcattttttataactatagttttattattagctATATCTGCATATTATACATCATATAAACAAACCCAAATAACTCCAATTTCTATCCCAGAAGAATTCATAGTACGTGAGCCCCCAAAAACGGAAGACTATGAAGATCAAACGATAGCCATAAATTACAACAATTCTGCATGGCAATAA
- a CDS encoding ras GTPAse, putative has product MKSLKILVLGDLGVGKSSFLRLISERFDEIYPINYFDYFMYLDEEEKKEQFVSARDLAQNNSTKQNVETIVESMFFQAKKNFLEFIENKMNAKKFFVEKRHKYTYGFEIYPFLWNKNNSYNNNIFEKNIPLNIIKNKRENYHDVYLNNATTDNKYISSMSENNYYTVCNSSMAIDNDMNTQNDNFLYVEFFEIGGVQTYSYIRNIFYEKYDGILLFYDSSNNKSYHNLVMWLYELYVNTKPPSQIFCTVNKKQNQFWNIFQKNKMSTKVSTSGRTTILPQTNIKHKYSDSDFYYGDQAFNYYNKEGEYDSRFDISDENIDIEKGIEQNNEDILNGEIPIACVATKIDKKNSKQKPSYVKTPKTSYLYSLLFSDQLSDNSSYENRNDLKIKKDILKKLEHNISQALEIKASSIDCIIDIKNFLTFLKRVYAKKYGIPNSQFNS; this is encoded by the coding sequence ATGAAGAGCTTAAAAATTTTGGTTTTAGGAGATCTTGGGGTTGGGAAAAGTTCATTTCTTAGATTAATTAGTGAAAGATTTGATGAAATATATCCgattaattattttgattattttatgtatttagacgaagaagaaaagaaaGAACAATTTGTATCCGCTCGCGATTTAGcacaaaataattcaacaaaacaaaatgtaGAGACAATTGTTGAGTCTATGTTTTTTCAAgctaaaaaaaactttttagaatttattgaaaataaaatgaatgcaaaaaaattttttgttgagaaaagacataaatatacatatggatttgaaatatatccatttttatggaataaaaataattcttataataataatatatttgaaaaaaatatacctttaaatataattaaaaataaaagagagAATTATCATgatgtatatttaaataatgccACAActgataataaatatattagtaGTATgagtgaaaataattattatactgTTTGTAATTCTAGTATGGCAATTGATAATGATATGAACAcacaaaatgataattttttatatgttgaattttttgaaattggAGGAGTTCAaacatattcatatattagaaatattttttatgaaaaatatgatggtattttattattttatgattcatcaaataataaatcttATCATAATCTTGTCATGTGgttatatgaattatatgtaaatactAAGCCCCCTTCTCAAATATTCTGTactgttaataaaaaacaaaatcaaTTTTGGaacatttttcaaaaaaataaaatgagtACAAAGGTATCTACATCCGGGCGTACAACTATATTACCccaaacaaatataaaacataaatacaGTGACTctgatttttattatggaGATCAAgcttttaattattataataaagaagGGGAATATGATAGTAGGTTTGATATATCTGATGAGAATATTGATATTGAAAAAGGAATTGAACAAAATAACGaagatattttaaatggtGAAATTCCTATAGCTTGTGTAGCTACcaaaattgataaaaaaaattctaaGCAAAAACCTTCTTATGTGAAAACTCCTAAAACTTCATATCTATATAGTCTCCTTTTCTCAGATCAATTATCAGATAATTCAAGTTATGAAAATAgaaatgatttaaaaataaaaaaagatattttaaaaaagctAGAACACAATATTAGTCAAGCCTTAGAAATTAAGGCAAGCTCAATTGACTGTATCATTGAtatcaaaaattttttaacatttttaaaacggGTTTACGCCAAAAAATATGGGATACCAAACTCTCAatttaattcataa
- a CDS encoding malate:quinone oxidoreductase, putative produces the protein MLNIKNIVRRINGKNNVNDISCKLYSCSTNETYNINSLRENRSFSTKSNSSEKVSINVNKQNELGNDVYDTVIIGGGVTGTALLFLLSKFSSLKKLAIIERRDGFAQVASHGKNNSQTIHCGDIETNYSFEKAKFIKRYADMLRNYLSHLPKEKREDISCITQKMVLGVGERECQFLEERYPTFKQLFKTMKLYNKNDIYKVEPNVALKSQNKLRDEMIASLYMPPELTTCDYQKLSQSFIESSQNLNNKNKKISINVSTEVINIEEVNDSLFKIHTNKGILKSRFVVVSACGHSLLIAQKMNYGLEYSCLPVAGSFYFTNKMLNGKVYTIQNPALPFAAVHGDPDIIAKDKTRFGPTALPLPLLERDNMKTLFDFLKVWNPDMSLFHVYFNLFKDLTMLKYISRNFLFEIPILNKYLFLKDVQKIIPSLTVNHLSYCVGFGGVRPQLINKKSKKLILGEGKIDPGKNILFNVTPSPGATTCLGNGEFDMNTICERLNETVNKKDVNKYLYQGDYPVNYL, from the coding sequence atgctgAATATTAAGAATATCGTTCGAAGGATAAATGGTAAAAACAATGTAAATGATATATCATGTAAGTTATATAGCTGTTCTACTAATGAGAcgtataatataaattcgTTAAGGGAAAACAGAAGCTTCAGTACAAAATCAAACAGTAGTGAAAAAGTATCcataaatgtaaataaacaaaatgaattagGAAATGATGTATATGATACAGTAATTATTGGTGGTGGTGTTACAGGTACCGccttactatttttattatctaaattttcaagcttaaaaaaattagcaaTAATAGAAAGACGAGATGGATTTGCTCAAGTAGCTTCacatggaaaaaataatagtcaAACGATCCATTGTGGAGATATAGAAACAAATTATAGTTTTGAAAAAgctaaatttataaaaagatATGCTGATATGTtaagaaattatttatcACATTTACCAAAAGAAAAACGAGAAGATATATCATGTATAACACAAAAAATGGTTTTAGGAGTTGGGGAAAGAGAATGTCAATTTTTAGAAGAAAGATATCCAACATTTaaacaattatttaaaactatgaaattatataataaaaatgatatatataaagtagAACCAAATGTAGCATTAAAAAgtcaaaataaattaagaGACGAAATGATAGCATCTCTATATATGCCACCTGAATTAACTACATGTgattatcaaaaattatCACAAAGTTTTATTGAATCTtcacaaaatttaaataataaaaataaaaaaatttctaTCAATGTTTCTACTGaagttataaatatagaagaaGTAAAtgattcattatttaaaatacatACAAATAAAGGTATTTTGAAATCAAGGTTTGTAGTTGTATCTGCATGTGGGCattcattattaatagctcaaaaaatgaattatggATTGGAATATAGTTGCTTACCTGTAGCGGGtagcttttattttactaatAAAATGCTAAATGGCAAAGTGTATACTATACAAAATCCAGCATTGCCATTTGCAGCTGTACATGGTGATCCAGATATTATTGCAAAAGATAAAACCCGTTTTGGCCCAACCGCTTTACCTTTACCTTTACTTGAAAGAGATAATATGAAAactttatttgattttttaaaagtcTGGAACCCAGATATGAGCCTATTTCATGTCTactttaatttgtttaaagATCTAACAatgttaaaatatatttcgaGAAATTTCTTATTTGAAATACcgattttaaataaatatctatttttaaaagatgttcaaaaaattattccaTCTCTCACTGTAAATCATTTATCTTATTGTGTTGGATTTGGAGGGGTTAGACCACAacttataaacaaaaaatcaaaaaaactTATTTTGGGAGAAGGAAAAATAGATCCTGGTAAAAACATCCTATTTAATGTTACACCATCTCCTGGTGCTACGACATGCTTGGGGAATGGAGAATTTGACATGAACACTATTTGTGAAAGACTTAATGAAACTGTTAACAAAAAGGATGTCAACAAATATCTCTATCAAGGGGATTACCCAGTTAATTATTTGTAA
- a CDS encoding mitochondrial import receptor subunit TOM40, putative gives MEITNAFKRLFRQKFEYIERNSIFDTRQKKDEEPNRKKGRFFNNKLLTLCEEINEIDNYQKKKYGDIDNINDIEKNKHNDDDKNSKDANLMPFANTFDAPNALLFENLNKEYKYITTQDNFDGFRFEVDKNVNKYLQSTHTLFLGTSLRDVGYLYQFGANFASSDNTLLMISRVNLDGSVNGRFCKKINNFFDCKFNFNTYNKNDPRNMYEMSLEVNNPQNTYNFKTIWQGAWIFNASYTQLLTKKLQAGVDLTYIGSNCASIGSFGLRYNHNNHVLTMQCVRQPNFKSPEFMLNQAHSYKMQYARKISDRLSVGTELELTPETKESAMRLGWDYSFRHAKVQGSIDTSGKIAVFTQDYSGFGVSGYIDYLNNEYKFGFMMHIAPSQEQPQPQ, from the coding sequence ATGGAGATAACAAATGCTTTTAAAAGATTGTTTCGAcaaaaatttgaatatatagaaCGTAACTCGATTTTTGACACACGACAGAAGAAAGATGAGGAACCAAATAGAAAGAAAGGaagattttttaataataaattattaacattatgtgaagaaataaatgaaatagataattatcaaaaaaaaaaatatggtgatattgataatattaatgatatagaaaaaaataaacacaatgacgatgataaaaattcaaaggATGCAAATTTGATGCCATTTGCAAATACATTTGATGCCCCTAatgctttattatttgaaaatttaaataaagaatataaatatataactacCCAAGATAATTTTGATGGATTTAGATTTGAagttgataaaaatgttaataaatatctACAATCGACCcatactttatttttaggtACATCCTTAAGGGATGTCggatatttatatcaattCGGAGCAAATTTTGCAAGTAGTGATAATACTTTATTAATGATTAGTAGAGTTAATTTGGATGGTAGTGTTAATGGAagattttgtaaaaaaataaataattttttcgattgtaaatttaattttaatacatataataaaaatgatccAAGAAATATGTATGAAATGTCATTAGAAGTAAATAATCCACAAAAtacttataattttaaaacaatatgGCAAGGGGCTTGGATATTTAATGCTTCCTATACACAATTATTAACGAAGAAATTACAAGCAGGTGTCGATTTGACATATATAGGATCCAATTGTGCATCCATTGGATCTTTTGGTTTACGAtataatcataataatCATGTCTTGACTATGCAATGTGTTAGACAGCCAAACTTTAAATCACCAGAATTTATGTTAAATCAGGCACACTCATATAAAATGCAATATGCTAGAAAAATATCCGATCGTTTATCGGTGGGAACAGAGCTTGAACTTACTCCAGAAACTAAAGAATCAGCAATGAGATTAGGTTGGGATTATTCATTTAGACATGCAAAGGTACAAGGGTCAATTGATACTAGTGGTAAAATTGCTGTTTTTACTCAAGACTATTCAGGATTTGGAGTTAGTGGATACattgattatttaaataatgaatataaatttggtTTTATGATGCACATTGCTCCGTCACAAGAACAGCCACAACCACAATAA